In Bradyrhizobium sp. 195, the sequence TCGTCGCCTTCATGGTGTTCGGGCTGCACGTCGCCCAGACCATCGGCACCGGCATCATCGATCCCGCGATCGTCGATGCCCAGGTGATTTTCGCGGCGCTCGTCGGCGCCATCGTCTGGAACCTCGTGACGTGGGCGCTCGGCATCCCGTCCTCGTCGTCGCACGCACTAATCGGCGGCCTCCTCGGCGGCGGCATGGCCAAGGCGGGGATCTCGGCCGCGGTATGGAGCGGATTGACCAAGACGGTGCTGGCGATCGTGTTGTCGCCGCTGGTCGGCTTTTTGCTCGCGATGGTTCTGGTGGCGATCGTGTCCTGGGCCTCGGTGCGCTCGACGCCATTCGCGGTCGACCGCGCCTTCCGTATTCTGCAATTTGCCTCCGCCTCGCTCTATTCGCTCGGCCATGGCGGCAACGACGCGCAGAAGACCATGGGCATCATCGCGGTGCTGCTGTACTCGCAGGGCCATCTCGGCAGCGAGTTCTCGGTGCCGTTCTGGGTGGTGCTGTCCTGCCAGGCGGCGATGGCGCTGGGCACGCTGATGGGTGGCTGGCGCATCGTCCGCACCATGGGCCTGCGCATCACGAAATTGACGCCGATGCAGGGCTTTTGCGCCGAGACCGGAGGCGCCGCGACCCTGTTCATGGCGACCTATCTCGGGGTTCCCGTCTCGACCACCCACACCATCACCGGTGCCATCGTCGGCGTCGGCGCCGCGCGCCGCGTCTCGGCGGTCCGCTGGAACGTCGCAAGCTCGATCGTCTACGCCTGGGTGATCACGATCCCGGCCTCGGCGATCGTCGCGGCGCTGACCTGGTGGGCGGTCAAGATCTTCGTCAAGTAACGAGCTTCAGCCCGACAATCCCGGCGACGATCAGGGCGATGCTGGCAAGGCGGAGGGCCGTGGCCGGCTCGCCGAGCAGGACGATGCCCAGCGTCGCGGTGCCGACGGCGCCAATGCCGGTCCAGACTGCATAAGCGGTTCCGACAGGGAGCGACTTGAGAGCAAGTCCGAGCAGGATGATGCTGCCGGCCATGGCCGCGAGCGTGACGACGGACGGAACAAGCCTGGTAAAGCCTTCGGTATATTTCAGGCCGATCGCCCAGATAATCTCGAGAAGACCGGCGACGAACAGGATGCTCCAGGCCATGACGACCCTCCATTCAAGGCAGGGTCGTCCCCGCGGCTATAGGCGATGAGCGGGAGGGCCGTCCCTCCCATGGGCGATATGGGGCTGGCCGGGGGGATCCGCAATCACCAAATGAGGCTTGATCAGGCCCAGTTTCCCTGCCACACGCTCCCGCCATGTCCGACATCGCCACCACCACCGCCGAATCGCCGGCCCGTTCCCCGCTTGCCGCTGAAGTGGCGCGGCGGCGCACCTTTGCGATCATCTCGCATCCGGACGCCGGCAAGACCACGCTGACCGAGAAGCTGCTGCTGTTCGGCGGCGCCATCAATCTCGCCGGCCAGGTCAAGGCCAAGGGCGAGCGGCGCAACACGCGGTCGGACTGGATGAAGATCGAGCGCGAGCGCGGCATCTCGGTCGTGACCTCGGTGATGACCTTCGAGTTCGAAGGGCTCGTGTTCAACCTCCTGGACACGCCGGGCCACGAGGACTTTTCGGAAGACACCTATCGTACGCTCACGGCGGTCGATTCCGCCGTGATGGTGATCGACGCCGCCAAGGGCATCGAGGCGCGCACCCGAAAGCTGTTCGAGGTGTGTCGCCTTCGGGATATTCCGATCATCACCTTCATCAACAAGATGGACCGCGAGAGCCGCGATGTGTTCGAGCTGCTCGACGAGATCGAGAAGACGCTGGCGCTCGACACCACGCCGATGACCTGGCCGGTCGGCCGCGGTCGCGACTTTCTCGGCACCTATGACGTCATCAATGGCGGCGTGCGTCTGCTCGAAGGCGGCGGCGCCAAGACCGGCGCGGCGCAGCAGATCGAGATCGCCGAGCTTGCCAAGCTCAACGCCAATCTCGACGCATCCGCGGTCAAGGACGAGCTCGAGCTCGTCACCGAAGCGTCAAAACCGTTCGAGCTCGACGCGTTCCGCGAAGGCCATCTGACGCCGGTCTATTTCGGCAGCGCGCTGCGCAATTTCGGCGTCGGCGACCTCCTTGAAGGTCTCGGCAAGTTCGCGCCCGAGCCGCGCGCGCAGGACAGCGACCAGCGCAAGGTCGAGGCCACCGATCCGCGCATGAGCGCCTTCGTGTTCAAGATCCAGGCCAACATGGATCCGAACCATCGCGACCGCATCGCGTTCGCGCGCCTCTGCTCGGGCAAGCTCAGCCGCGGCATGAAGGCCAAGCTCGTGCGCACCGGCAAGAGCATGCCGCTGTCGAGTCCGCAATTCTTCTTCGCGCAGGACCGCTCGGTCGCGGACGAGGCCTTTGCCGGCGACGTCGTCGGCATTCCCAATCACGGCACGCTGCGCATCGGCGACACGCTGACCGAGGGCGAGGATTTCAACTTCGTCGGCGTGCCAAGCTTCGCGCCGGAAATCGTCCGCCGCGTGCGCCTCACCGACGCGATGAAGGCGAAGAAGCTGAAGGAAGCGCTGCAGCAGATGTCGGAAGAGGGCGTCGTGCAGGTGTTCCGTCCGCGCGACGGTGCGCCGGCGCTGGTCGGTGTGGTCGGCGCGCTGCAGCTCGACGTGCTGAAGGCGCGGCTCGAGGCGGAATATTCGCTGCCGGTCGAGTTCGAGGTCAGCGAATTCCAGCTGGCGCGCTGGGTCTCCTCGGAGGACCGCAAGAAGCTCGATACCTTCCTCGCAGCCAACACGTCCAGCATCGCCGACGACGTCGACGGCGATCCCGTGTACCTGGCGAGGAACGAGTTCTATCTCGGCTACACCAAGGAGCGCGCCGAGGGCATCGAGTTCACCAACGTCAAGGACGTCAAGAAGAAGGGGTAGGATGGGCGTCCTCGGCTAGCGGATACGTTTTCCTCGCTCGCAGCCACACCAACGCCGTCATGCCCCGCTTGACCGGGGCATCCAGTACGCCGCGGCCTCTCGGCTCAACCACTGTCGTCTCTGGAATACTGGGTCGCCCGGTCAAGCCGGACGACGACAGTGTGCCCCAAGCGCGAGCCCGTGAACCGCGGTAGGCTTGATGTCGTTGGAGGCAACGCCAACATCAACTGATGACCTTGCGAGCTCGCATCATGTGGCGCGGCATTCTCATCCTTCTCCTGCTGGCGGTATCAATCGCTACCGCCGACACGCGACCCCGCCAGATCAATCCGATCCCATTCTCGCACGAGCCGTGCAGCGTGCTCGACGGCCGGCCCTGTACGCCGTCTTATTGCAGCCCGCTCGAGCCCGGCCCCTGCATTCCCGAGATCGACTATCCCTACGGCCAAAACCTCCAGCTTACGATCGAGAGCGTGCCGTCCGATGCCGACCGCGCCAAATACCGCAAGCCAGGTCACGAT encodes:
- the sugE gene encoding quaternary ammonium compound efflux SMR transporter SugE: MAWSILFVAGLLEIIWAIGLKYTEGFTRLVPSVVTLAAMAGSIILLGLALKSLPVGTAYAVWTGIGAVGTATLGIVLLGEPATALRLASIALIVAGIVGLKLVT
- a CDS encoding peptide chain release factor 3 translates to MSDIATTTAESPARSPLAAEVARRRTFAIISHPDAGKTTLTEKLLLFGGAINLAGQVKAKGERRNTRSDWMKIERERGISVVTSVMTFEFEGLVFNLLDTPGHEDFSEDTYRTLTAVDSAVMVIDAAKGIEARTRKLFEVCRLRDIPIITFINKMDRESRDVFELLDEIEKTLALDTTPMTWPVGRGRDFLGTYDVINGGVRLLEGGGAKTGAAQQIEIAELAKLNANLDASAVKDELELVTEASKPFELDAFREGHLTPVYFGSALRNFGVGDLLEGLGKFAPEPRAQDSDQRKVEATDPRMSAFVFKIQANMDPNHRDRIAFARLCSGKLSRGMKAKLVRTGKSMPLSSPQFFFAQDRSVADEAFAGDVVGIPNHGTLRIGDTLTEGEDFNFVGVPSFAPEIVRRVRLTDAMKAKKLKEALQQMSEEGVVQVFRPRDGAPALVGVVGALQLDVLKARLEAEYSLPVEFEVSEFQLARWVSSEDRKKLDTFLAANTSSIADDVDGDPVYLARNEFYLGYTKERAEGIEFTNVKDVKKKG
- a CDS encoding inorganic phosphate transporter, with protein sequence MDAALGLPVLVGLIAVALLFDFLNGLHDAANSIATIVSTRVLRPQFAVFWAAFFNFVAFMVFGLHVAQTIGTGIIDPAIVDAQVIFAALVGAIVWNLVTWALGIPSSSSHALIGGLLGGGMAKAGISAAVWSGLTKTVLAIVLSPLVGFLLAMVLVAIVSWASVRSTPFAVDRAFRILQFASASLYSLGHGGNDAQKTMGIIAVLLYSQGHLGSEFSVPFWVVLSCQAAMALGTLMGGWRIVRTMGLRITKLTPMQGFCAETGGAATLFMATYLGVPVSTTHTITGAIVGVGAARRVSAVRWNVASSIVYAWVITIPASAIVAALTWWAVKIFVK